From Antedon mediterranea chromosome 9, ecAntMedi1.1, whole genome shotgun sequence, a single genomic window includes:
- the LOC140058843 gene encoding plasma membrane calcium-transporting ATPase 3-like isoform X2, with protein sequence MIMADEIDLATRPGLTLTLDDLASIVERNGQGEAVAFIKEKFGNQKELLRLLQTHEDDGISHLVEEEVLKRQELYGNNSLYEVEEAGVHGSLWNIIKSQLLKELRLVLIMVLAVVSFGLSFAESDVIKFSLYLELEERKRAGWVGAICLCLLAIFIFMFQVVSNYFLEEQYAITQRKRKLFSMAQVYTIRGSAGAYQPRDEIVVGDIIYVKCGSTVPADGLIIYSSNVKVNEYRVTRRDSVVDKSADGDAILLKGSKIIDGHARMVVLQVGVHTKLDIARSANDIYVNMPGNTSEVATQSSPPVYSPLGSQRLRNKKEKKSVLTQDLEIISNYVLIAAIALCTIIGLVLIINYCYQTFIADDESWDITYLKDIVDLIIVTITVFTITYPSSLPSIYQHICKQSAHEIRHDQIFVRNNEAYGIMGNITTLLTNKTGVVTENYMRVEGIFLFNELFHVRWPDKQTNLNTRLKSMTHSSEVTNLLLEGMAVNTDYTAQIIEISVENHGILQHIGDRIDCALLELVEILGGHYRALRDSNPEEKVMRVYPFNTSRKMMCCVIGKEELNRNRVYCKGAAERVLKRCSFYLDTDGVACPLDTDTQSHFASQITEMSKSKLRTICLAYRDMAIDQTEDSVDLSREDDVLSKLTCVALLGISDRVRPKAAKYVKDLQRSGIKITMVTGDDLQTAGAVAAESGIIRSPKDLCLDSEVFNHKIRGIEMTSPSASSIMYGDESQLIKDDEFHKTWPSLGVLGGAHPDDKQVLAKGISAAPKNLQPQLVAVTGRYIGDEDTLAEADLGIALGNIGSVEAKTAADVILKDDSIYSIRQAIMWGRNIWDGVVKFVQSLLVRGMITSLVAFIGACTFSNSPIRAIQVLWSYLLVNVSIILLADKPTRHILKYKAAGSDNHIVSPLFVVTTISHFIYQLAVILVFIYKGADFFDIDDGQERSPSTFPTQHMTMVFNVFILMQIFNQLNERKVHSQQQVYDGLLQMRSLVYVGEIFCQLLIIQFSNYGFGCEALDLDQWLWCFAFGIGTVLWHQIVLLSYKLIILMKS encoded by the exons GAATTAGCCATCTTGTAGAAGAAGAAGTGTTGAAACGTCAAGAACTATATGGGAATAACTCCCTGTATGAGGTAGAGGAAGCGGGTGTCCATGGCAGCTTATGGAATATCATCAAGTCACAGCTGCTAAAGGAGTTGCGTCTCGTGTTGATTATGGTCCTTGCGGTTGTCTCTTTTGGTTTGTCTTTTGCTGAAAGTGATGTCATTAAAT TTTCCTTGTATTTAGAATTGGAAGAACGCAAGAGGGCTGGCTGGGTCGGAGCAATTTGTTTATGCTTACTCGCCATCTTCATCTTTATGTTTCAAGTTGTCAGCAATTATTTTCTTGAAGAACAGTATGCCATAACCCAAAGGAAGCGCAAACTATTTTCAATGGCGCAGGTTTACACTATACGTGGAAGCGCTGGAGCGTATCAGCCAAGAGACGAGATTGTTGTTGgtgatattatttatgttaaatgtg GGAGTACAGTTCCAGCTGATGGACTAATTATCTATAGTAGTAACGTAAAAGTGAATGAATACCGTGTGACAAGACGTGATTCCGTGGTTGACAAATCAGCAGATGGAGATGCTATCTTACTCAAAG GATCAAAAATAATTGATGGACATGCACGAATGGTGGTACTGCAAGTTGGTGTCCACACTAAGCTTG ACATTGCAAGATCAGCCAAtgatatttatgtaaatatgccTGGTAACACTAGTGAGGTTGCAACACAATCATCACCTCCTGTGTACTCACCACTTGGTAGCCAACGGCTTAGGAACAAGAAGGAGAAAAAAAGTGTCCTGACGCAAGATTTGGAAATCATCTCAAACTATGTGTTAATAGCAG CTATTGCCCTGTGTACAATTATTGGTCTGGTTCTGATTATTAACTATTGCTACCAAACATTCATTGCTGATGATGAGAGCTGGGATATTACATACCTGAAGGATATAGTAGACCTGATCATTGTCACCATCACTGTGTTTACAATCACCTACCCATCATCTTTACCTTCCATCTACCAGCACATCTGCAAACAGTCAGCTCAT gAGATTCGACATGATCAAATATTTGTCCGTAACAATGAAGCCTATGGAATTATGGGTAATATTACCACACTTTTAACAAACAAAACGGGAGTGGTCACTGAAAACTACATGCGTGTTGAGGgaatctttttatttaatgagTTGTTTCATGTTCGCTGGCCGGATAAACAAACTAATCTTAACACAAGATTGAAATCAATGACGCATTCTTCAGAAGTGACCAATTTACTTCTGGAAGGAATGGCAGTGAATACAGATTACACAGCTCAAATTATAGAA ATATCTGTCGAGAATCATGGTATACTTCAACATATTGGAGACAGAATAGACTGCGCTCTGCTGGAGCTTGTGGAGATCCTTGGTGGGCATTATAGAGCATTGCGGGATTCGAATCCAGAGGAGAAGGTGATGCGTGTATATCCTTTTAACACAAGTAGGAAGATGATGTGTTGTGTGATTGGTAAGGAAGAATTGAACAGAAACAGAGTTTATTGCAAAGGAGCAGCGGAGCGAGTACTTAAAAG GTGCTCATTTTACCTGGACACAGATGGTGTAGCCTGCCCTCTGGACACTGATACTCAATCACACTTTGCATCGCAAATAACAGAGATGTCTAAATCGAAGCTTCGCACGATATGTTTAGCATATCGAGATATGGCCATCGATCAGACAGAAGACAGCGTGGATTTGTCTCGTGAGGATGATGTCTTATCAAAGCTGACTTGCGTTGCTTTGTTAGGGATTTCAGATCGTGTTCGTCCAAAG gcTGCTAAGTATGTTAAGGATTTACAGCGTAGTGGAATCAAGATTACCATGGTAACAGGAGATGACCTCCAGACAGCAGGCGCTGTAGCTGCAGAGTCTGGAATCATCCGCAGTCCCAAAGATCTCTGCCTGGATTCTGAAGTATTTAATCATAAAATCCGTggaattgaaatg ACTTCACCATCTGCTTCATCTATTATGTATGGGGATGAATCTCAATTG attAAAGATGATGAATTTCACAAGACATGGCCATCGCTAGGTGTACTAGGTGGGGCCCATCCAGACGACAAACAAGTACTTGCTAAAGGCATATCTGCAGCTCCAAAGAATCTTCAACCGCAACTAGTTGCAGTCACTGGACGCTACATAGGGGACGAGGATACCCTAGCAGAAGCTGATTTAGGCATTGCTCTT ggAAATATTGGTTCTGTAGAAGCTAAAACGGCTGCAGACGTCATATTAAAAGATGATAGTATTTATAGTATTCGACAGGCCATCATGTGGGGGCGCAATATCTGGGATGGTGTTGTCAAGTTCGTGCAATCTCTGTTAGTCAGGGGTATGATAACATCACTTGTTGCCTTTATTGGAGCTTGTACTTTTTCA aaTAGCCCAATCAGAGCCATCCAAGTATTGTGGTCATATTTATTAGTTAATGTATCTATCATCTTATTGGCTGATAAACCAACACGTCACATCTTGAAATACAAAGCTGCTGGTTCAGATAATCACATAGTTTCACCTTTGTTTGTTGTTACAACtatttctcattttatttaCCAATTAGCTGTCATTCTTGTCTTCATATATAAAG GTGCCGACTTCTTTGACATTGATGATGGCCAAGAACGAAGTCCATCTACATTTCCTACTCAACATATGACTATGGTTTTCAATGTCTTTATCTTAATGCAAATTTTTAATCAATTGAATGAACGCAAAGTTCACAGTCAGCAGCAGGTATATGATGGTCTTTTGCAGATGAGATCACTGGTATACGTAGGCGAG ATTTTTTGTCAATTGTTAATTATCCAATTCAGTAACTATGGTTTTGGTTGTGAAGCACTTGACTTAGACCAGTGGTTGTGGTGCTTTGCGTTTGGTATTGGTACCGTTTTGTGGCACCAAATTGTTCTTCTCTCCTACAAACTTATCATCCTGATGAAATCATGA
- the LOC140058843 gene encoding plasma membrane calcium-transporting ATPase 2-like isoform X1, translating into MIMADEIDLATRPGLTLTLDDLASIVERNGQGEAVAFIKEKFGNQKELLRLLQTHEDDGISHLVEEEVLKRQELYGNNSLYEVEEAGVHGSLWNIIKSQLLKELRLVLIMVLAVVSFGLSFAESDVIKFSLYLELEERKRAGWVGAICLCLLAIFIFMFQVVSNYFLEEQYAITQRKRKLFSMAQVYTIRGSAGAYQPRDEIVVGDIIYVKCGSTVPADGLIIYSSNVKVNEYRVTRRDSVVDKSADGDAILLKGSKIIDGHARMVVLQVGVHTKLGKTPQGGVINGAFTPNYQFARSSDAPDSGDIARSANDIYVNMPGNTSEVATQSSPPVYSPLGSQRLRNKKEKKSVLTQDLEIISNYVLIAAIALCTIIGLVLIINYCYQTFIADDESWDITYLKDIVDLIIVTITVFTITYPSSLPSIYQHICKQSAHEIRHDQIFVRNNEAYGIMGNITTLLTNKTGVVTENYMRVEGIFLFNELFHVRWPDKQTNLNTRLKSMTHSSEVTNLLLEGMAVNTDYTAQIIEISVENHGILQHIGDRIDCALLELVEILGGHYRALRDSNPEEKVMRVYPFNTSRKMMCCVIGKEELNRNRVYCKGAAERVLKRCSFYLDTDGVACPLDTDTQSHFASQITEMSKSKLRTICLAYRDMAIDQTEDSVDLSREDDVLSKLTCVALLGISDRVRPKAAKYVKDLQRSGIKITMVTGDDLQTAGAVAAESGIIRSPKDLCLDSEVFNHKIRGIEMTSPSASSIMYGDESQLIKDDEFHKTWPSLGVLGGAHPDDKQVLAKGISAAPKNLQPQLVAVTGRYIGDEDTLAEADLGIALGNIGSVEAKTAADVILKDDSIYSIRQAIMWGRNIWDGVVKFVQSLLVRGMITSLVAFIGACTFSNSPIRAIQVLWSYLLVNVSIILLADKPTRHILKYKAAGSDNHIVSPLFVVTTISHFIYQLAVILVFIYKGADFFDIDDGQERSPSTFPTQHMTMVFNVFILMQIFNQLNERKVHSQQQVYDGLLQMRSLVYVGEIFCQLLIIQFSNYGFGCEALDLDQWLWCFAFGIGTVLWHQIVLLSYKLIILMKS; encoded by the exons GAATTAGCCATCTTGTAGAAGAAGAAGTGTTGAAACGTCAAGAACTATATGGGAATAACTCCCTGTATGAGGTAGAGGAAGCGGGTGTCCATGGCAGCTTATGGAATATCATCAAGTCACAGCTGCTAAAGGAGTTGCGTCTCGTGTTGATTATGGTCCTTGCGGTTGTCTCTTTTGGTTTGTCTTTTGCTGAAAGTGATGTCATTAAAT TTTCCTTGTATTTAGAATTGGAAGAACGCAAGAGGGCTGGCTGGGTCGGAGCAATTTGTTTATGCTTACTCGCCATCTTCATCTTTATGTTTCAAGTTGTCAGCAATTATTTTCTTGAAGAACAGTATGCCATAACCCAAAGGAAGCGCAAACTATTTTCAATGGCGCAGGTTTACACTATACGTGGAAGCGCTGGAGCGTATCAGCCAAGAGACGAGATTGTTGTTGgtgatattatttatgttaaatgtg GGAGTACAGTTCCAGCTGATGGACTAATTATCTATAGTAGTAACGTAAAAGTGAATGAATACCGTGTGACAAGACGTGATTCCGTGGTTGACAAATCAGCAGATGGAGATGCTATCTTACTCAAAG GATCAAAAATAATTGATGGACATGCACGAATGGTGGTACTGCAAGTTGGTGTCCACACTAAGCTTGGTAAGACTCCGCAAGGAGGAGTCATTAATGGTGCTTTTACTCCTAATTATCAATTTGCACGCTCTTCTGATGCACCTGACTCAGGGG ACATTGCAAGATCAGCCAAtgatatttatgtaaatatgccTGGTAACACTAGTGAGGTTGCAACACAATCATCACCTCCTGTGTACTCACCACTTGGTAGCCAACGGCTTAGGAACAAGAAGGAGAAAAAAAGTGTCCTGACGCAAGATTTGGAAATCATCTCAAACTATGTGTTAATAGCAG CTATTGCCCTGTGTACAATTATTGGTCTGGTTCTGATTATTAACTATTGCTACCAAACATTCATTGCTGATGATGAGAGCTGGGATATTACATACCTGAAGGATATAGTAGACCTGATCATTGTCACCATCACTGTGTTTACAATCACCTACCCATCATCTTTACCTTCCATCTACCAGCACATCTGCAAACAGTCAGCTCAT gAGATTCGACATGATCAAATATTTGTCCGTAACAATGAAGCCTATGGAATTATGGGTAATATTACCACACTTTTAACAAACAAAACGGGAGTGGTCACTGAAAACTACATGCGTGTTGAGGgaatctttttatttaatgagTTGTTTCATGTTCGCTGGCCGGATAAACAAACTAATCTTAACACAAGATTGAAATCAATGACGCATTCTTCAGAAGTGACCAATTTACTTCTGGAAGGAATGGCAGTGAATACAGATTACACAGCTCAAATTATAGAA ATATCTGTCGAGAATCATGGTATACTTCAACATATTGGAGACAGAATAGACTGCGCTCTGCTGGAGCTTGTGGAGATCCTTGGTGGGCATTATAGAGCATTGCGGGATTCGAATCCAGAGGAGAAGGTGATGCGTGTATATCCTTTTAACACAAGTAGGAAGATGATGTGTTGTGTGATTGGTAAGGAAGAATTGAACAGAAACAGAGTTTATTGCAAAGGAGCAGCGGAGCGAGTACTTAAAAG GTGCTCATTTTACCTGGACACAGATGGTGTAGCCTGCCCTCTGGACACTGATACTCAATCACACTTTGCATCGCAAATAACAGAGATGTCTAAATCGAAGCTTCGCACGATATGTTTAGCATATCGAGATATGGCCATCGATCAGACAGAAGACAGCGTGGATTTGTCTCGTGAGGATGATGTCTTATCAAAGCTGACTTGCGTTGCTTTGTTAGGGATTTCAGATCGTGTTCGTCCAAAG gcTGCTAAGTATGTTAAGGATTTACAGCGTAGTGGAATCAAGATTACCATGGTAACAGGAGATGACCTCCAGACAGCAGGCGCTGTAGCTGCAGAGTCTGGAATCATCCGCAGTCCCAAAGATCTCTGCCTGGATTCTGAAGTATTTAATCATAAAATCCGTggaattgaaatg ACTTCACCATCTGCTTCATCTATTATGTATGGGGATGAATCTCAATTG attAAAGATGATGAATTTCACAAGACATGGCCATCGCTAGGTGTACTAGGTGGGGCCCATCCAGACGACAAACAAGTACTTGCTAAAGGCATATCTGCAGCTCCAAAGAATCTTCAACCGCAACTAGTTGCAGTCACTGGACGCTACATAGGGGACGAGGATACCCTAGCAGAAGCTGATTTAGGCATTGCTCTT ggAAATATTGGTTCTGTAGAAGCTAAAACGGCTGCAGACGTCATATTAAAAGATGATAGTATTTATAGTATTCGACAGGCCATCATGTGGGGGCGCAATATCTGGGATGGTGTTGTCAAGTTCGTGCAATCTCTGTTAGTCAGGGGTATGATAACATCACTTGTTGCCTTTATTGGAGCTTGTACTTTTTCA aaTAGCCCAATCAGAGCCATCCAAGTATTGTGGTCATATTTATTAGTTAATGTATCTATCATCTTATTGGCTGATAAACCAACACGTCACATCTTGAAATACAAAGCTGCTGGTTCAGATAATCACATAGTTTCACCTTTGTTTGTTGTTACAACtatttctcattttatttaCCAATTAGCTGTCATTCTTGTCTTCATATATAAAG GTGCCGACTTCTTTGACATTGATGATGGCCAAGAACGAAGTCCATCTACATTTCCTACTCAACATATGACTATGGTTTTCAATGTCTTTATCTTAATGCAAATTTTTAATCAATTGAATGAACGCAAAGTTCACAGTCAGCAGCAGGTATATGATGGTCTTTTGCAGATGAGATCACTGGTATACGTAGGCGAG ATTTTTTGTCAATTGTTAATTATCCAATTCAGTAACTATGGTTTTGGTTGTGAAGCACTTGACTTAGACCAGTGGTTGTGGTGCTTTGCGTTTGGTATTGGTACCGTTTTGTGGCACCAAATTGTTCTTCTCTCCTACAAACTTATCATCCTGATGAAATCATGA
- the LOC140058843 gene encoding plasma membrane calcium-transporting ATPase 2-like isoform X3, translated as MIMADEIDLATRPGLTLTLDDLASIVERNGQGEAVAFIKEKFGNQKELLRLLQTHEDDGISHLVEEEVLKRQELYGNNSLYEVEEAGVHGSLWNIIKSQLLKELRLVLIMVLAVVSFGLSFAESDVIKFSLYLELEERKRAGWVGAICLCLLAIFIFMFQVVSNYFLEEQYAITQRKRKLFSMAQVYTIRGSAGAYQPRDEIVVGDIIYVKCGSTVPADGLIIYSSNVKVNEYRVTRRDSVVDKSADGDAILLKGSKIIDGHARMVVLQVGVHTKLGKTPQGGVINGAFTPNYQFARSSDAPDSGDIARSANDIYVNMPGNTSEVATQSSPPVYSPLGSQRLRNKKEKKSVLTQDLEIISNYVLIAAIALCTIIGLVLIINYCYQTFIADDESWDITYLKDIVDLIIVTITVFTITYPSSLPSIYQHICKQSAHEIRHDQIFVRNNEAYGIMGNITTLLTNKTGVVTENYMRVEGIFLFNELFHVRWPDKQTNLNTRLKSMTHSSEVTNLLLEGMAVNTDYTAQIIEISVENHGILQHIGDRIDCALLELVEILGGHYRALRDSNPEEKVMRVYPFNTSRKMMCCVIGKEELNRNRVYCKGAAERVLKRCSFYLDTDGVACPLDTDTQSHFASQITEMSKSKLRTICLAYRDMAIDQTEDSVDLSREDDVLSKLTCVALLGISDRVRPKAAKYVKDLQRSGIKITMVTGDDLQTAGAVAAESGIIRSPKDLCLDSEVFNHKIRGIEMTSPSASSIMYGDESQLIKDDEFHKTWPSLGVLGGAHPDDKQVLAKGISAAPKNLQPQLVAVTGRYIGDEDTLAEADLGIALGNIGSVEAKTAADVILKDDSIYSIRQAIMWGRNIWDGVVKFVQSLLVRGMITSLVAFIGACTFSNQTGCIRSYPYEAKVDCRSANYCMIRDCFGV; from the exons GAATTAGCCATCTTGTAGAAGAAGAAGTGTTGAAACGTCAAGAACTATATGGGAATAACTCCCTGTATGAGGTAGAGGAAGCGGGTGTCCATGGCAGCTTATGGAATATCATCAAGTCACAGCTGCTAAAGGAGTTGCGTCTCGTGTTGATTATGGTCCTTGCGGTTGTCTCTTTTGGTTTGTCTTTTGCTGAAAGTGATGTCATTAAAT TTTCCTTGTATTTAGAATTGGAAGAACGCAAGAGGGCTGGCTGGGTCGGAGCAATTTGTTTATGCTTACTCGCCATCTTCATCTTTATGTTTCAAGTTGTCAGCAATTATTTTCTTGAAGAACAGTATGCCATAACCCAAAGGAAGCGCAAACTATTTTCAATGGCGCAGGTTTACACTATACGTGGAAGCGCTGGAGCGTATCAGCCAAGAGACGAGATTGTTGTTGgtgatattatttatgttaaatgtg GGAGTACAGTTCCAGCTGATGGACTAATTATCTATAGTAGTAACGTAAAAGTGAATGAATACCGTGTGACAAGACGTGATTCCGTGGTTGACAAATCAGCAGATGGAGATGCTATCTTACTCAAAG GATCAAAAATAATTGATGGACATGCACGAATGGTGGTACTGCAAGTTGGTGTCCACACTAAGCTTGGTAAGACTCCGCAAGGAGGAGTCATTAATGGTGCTTTTACTCCTAATTATCAATTTGCACGCTCTTCTGATGCACCTGACTCAGGGG ACATTGCAAGATCAGCCAAtgatatttatgtaaatatgccTGGTAACACTAGTGAGGTTGCAACACAATCATCACCTCCTGTGTACTCACCACTTGGTAGCCAACGGCTTAGGAACAAGAAGGAGAAAAAAAGTGTCCTGACGCAAGATTTGGAAATCATCTCAAACTATGTGTTAATAGCAG CTATTGCCCTGTGTACAATTATTGGTCTGGTTCTGATTATTAACTATTGCTACCAAACATTCATTGCTGATGATGAGAGCTGGGATATTACATACCTGAAGGATATAGTAGACCTGATCATTGTCACCATCACTGTGTTTACAATCACCTACCCATCATCTTTACCTTCCATCTACCAGCACATCTGCAAACAGTCAGCTCAT gAGATTCGACATGATCAAATATTTGTCCGTAACAATGAAGCCTATGGAATTATGGGTAATATTACCACACTTTTAACAAACAAAACGGGAGTGGTCACTGAAAACTACATGCGTGTTGAGGgaatctttttatttaatgagTTGTTTCATGTTCGCTGGCCGGATAAACAAACTAATCTTAACACAAGATTGAAATCAATGACGCATTCTTCAGAAGTGACCAATTTACTTCTGGAAGGAATGGCAGTGAATACAGATTACACAGCTCAAATTATAGAA ATATCTGTCGAGAATCATGGTATACTTCAACATATTGGAGACAGAATAGACTGCGCTCTGCTGGAGCTTGTGGAGATCCTTGGTGGGCATTATAGAGCATTGCGGGATTCGAATCCAGAGGAGAAGGTGATGCGTGTATATCCTTTTAACACAAGTAGGAAGATGATGTGTTGTGTGATTGGTAAGGAAGAATTGAACAGAAACAGAGTTTATTGCAAAGGAGCAGCGGAGCGAGTACTTAAAAG GTGCTCATTTTACCTGGACACAGATGGTGTAGCCTGCCCTCTGGACACTGATACTCAATCACACTTTGCATCGCAAATAACAGAGATGTCTAAATCGAAGCTTCGCACGATATGTTTAGCATATCGAGATATGGCCATCGATCAGACAGAAGACAGCGTGGATTTGTCTCGTGAGGATGATGTCTTATCAAAGCTGACTTGCGTTGCTTTGTTAGGGATTTCAGATCGTGTTCGTCCAAAG gcTGCTAAGTATGTTAAGGATTTACAGCGTAGTGGAATCAAGATTACCATGGTAACAGGAGATGACCTCCAGACAGCAGGCGCTGTAGCTGCAGAGTCTGGAATCATCCGCAGTCCCAAAGATCTCTGCCTGGATTCTGAAGTATTTAATCATAAAATCCGTggaattgaaatg ACTTCACCATCTGCTTCATCTATTATGTATGGGGATGAATCTCAATTG attAAAGATGATGAATTTCACAAGACATGGCCATCGCTAGGTGTACTAGGTGGGGCCCATCCAGACGACAAACAAGTACTTGCTAAAGGCATATCTGCAGCTCCAAAGAATCTTCAACCGCAACTAGTTGCAGTCACTGGACGCTACATAGGGGACGAGGATACCCTAGCAGAAGCTGATTTAGGCATTGCTCTT ggAAATATTGGTTCTGTAGAAGCTAAAACGGCTGCAGACGTCATATTAAAAGATGATAGTATTTATAGTATTCGACAGGCCATCATGTGGGGGCGCAATATCTGGGATGGTGTTGTCAAGTTCGTGCAATCTCTGTTAGTCAGGGGTATGATAACATCACTTGTTGCCTTTATTGGAGCTTGTACTTTTTCA AACCAAACAGGATGCATTCGGTCTTACCCATATGAAGCGAAAGTTGATTGTCGATCAGCCAATTATTGCATGATACGAGATTGTTTTGGAGTTTAG